The Sphaerochaeta globosa str. Buddy region AACGGATTCTTTGGACAGTGCAGGAAATACCGTGAAGGCGGTAACGAAAGGCTTTGCCATTGCAGCAGCGGGATTGACAGTCATTGCCTTGCTTGGAGCTTTCATGACAGAAGTCAATGCAACGGCAAACGCCCTGGGCATGGGTATGCAATTCCTCACAGGCTTTGATATCATGAATCCCGTTGTATTCTTCGGCCTGCTGGTCGGAACTGCCATTCCTGCAGTATTCTCAGCCATGTTGATATTGGGAGTCGATCGGAACGCACAGCGCATGATTGCTGAGATTCATCGTCAGTTCAAGACTATCAAAGGTTTGAAGGAGGGAGTGGAAGGTGTAGTCCCCGAGTATGATCGATGCATCGATATTGCAGCTGTCGGGGCACTTAAGGAATTGATCCCTGCAGGCTTTATGGCCATAATTTCTACGTTACTAGTTGGCTTCATTGGAGGAGTGCAAGCTATTGGGGGGTTTTTGACAGGAAACATTGTCAGCGGACTACTGCTGGCCCTTTTCATGTCAAACTCCGGTGGATTGTGGGACAACACCAAGAAATATATTGAATCAGGCAAGCTGGGGGGCCGTGGTTCAGATGCTCATAAAGCGGCCGTCGTTGGTGATACGGTAGGTGATCCCTTCAAGGATACAGCGGGGCCCTCGATCAATACCCAAATTACCGTTGTTTCACTTATTTCCTCCTTGATGTCCACCGTATTCCTCACCACATCCTTGTTCTAAATAACCGATTCTCTGGAGCAGCCTTATCATCGAGGCTGCTCTCGTTTTAACTGGACTGAACGCTCTCTGTTCGGTATAGTTTTACAGGAGCAGGAGGAACAAGCATGCAGGTATTTGACCTTCGAAGTGATACGATTACCAAACCCACCCTTGACATGAGAAAAGCCATGGCAGCAGCTGAGGTAGGAGACGACGTCTATCGGGAAGACCCAACGACAACCAAGCTTGAGAAGCTGGCGGCAGAGCTTACCGGAAAAGAGCGGGCCCTCTTTGTTTCCTCGGGGTGCATGGGTAATCTTATCAGCTTGTACATCCAGGCTGGACGGGGCAAGGAAGTACTGTGTGCAAGCAACAGCCACATCATCCAGCACGAGATAGGTTCCATTGCAGCCATAGCCGGCTCACTTCATATTACCATCAATGCACCTCGAGGGGTGCTGAATGCAACCGACTTCAAATCCTTGGTGAAACAAGGCTCTTACGATATGGCCACCACAGCCCTCATCGAGGTAGAAAACACCATCGGAGGATATTGCTATCCACTGGAAAACCTCGAAATGATTCACGACTTTGCCTCTACCCACAATCTGAAAGTCCACATGGATGGCGCTCGGATTTTCAATGCCCAGACTGCCACCGGCATCCCGGTAAAGACCTATGCCAAGTATGCCGACTCTATCACGTTCTGCCTCTCCAAAGGCCTTGGCTGCCCGGTGGGAAGCATGCTCTGTGGTGACAAGGACTTTATTTCCCAAGCGCTTACCGTACGCAAGCTGCTCGGAGGCGGAATGCGCCAAACCGGCATACTCGCTGCTGCAGGGCTGTATGCACTTGAGCATCATGTCGATCGCCTGAAGGACGACCATGCTCATGCAAAGGCAATCGCCGATACCCTTGCAAAAACCGGCTGGGCTGATGTGGATATGCCGGGAGTACAGACCAACATCCTGTTCTTCACTGTCCACTCCCTGACCGCCCAAGAGGTGGTAAAACAACTCGCACGCATCGGTATTTTGGCCAATACCGAAGGTGATACGGTACGCTTGGTAACCAACCTCGATATCAGCGATGACGATACCCAAAGTATTTGTTCTTTGCTCGCTTCATTCGAGCTCGAGGGCCTTGCATGAAAACAACACTCATCTGCTTTTCTGGAACGGGAAACAGCTACTATATTGCACAGCGCCTTTGCGCAGAACTTGGGGATTGTCAAGTTCTGATGATTCCGCACCTCATGCAGAACCAAGTGTTTGAGCTTACTGAGCAGGTGGGTTTCGTATTTCCCGTGTATAAGGGCTTTCCTCCCAACCTCGTAACGCACTTCATCCAAGAGGTCTTTGCCAAACAAGACCTTACACCGGTCAAGTATCTATTCCAAGTGGCTACCCGTTACTTGTTTCAGGCGTACACATTCCAAGCCATGGATGTAGTACTCAAGGAAGCTGGGGCCATCACCAGCTACGTCAACCACGTAGTCATGCCCGATGGGTATGTACCGTTGCTTACCGCCCCGGCACAAGAAAAAATTGATGATCTCTACACAAAGGCTGACCTGAAAATTGCCCAAATTGCGAAGGATATTGAAATGGAAACCCTCAGACTTCCCTTCCGCCCACCCTTCAGTCGCTTGGCGGTCAATCACTTCATGGTACCCATCCATCGCGCCTTCATGGATACAGCCCTCGATTTCGAAGTCACCGATGCTTGTATCTCCTGTGGCCTGTGCTATCGCATGTGCCCCTCTTTCAATATTGAAATGGTTGATGGGAAGCCCGAATTTGACAGGGCTTGCACCGGCTGCCTTGGATGTTACCACCGCTGTCCTACCCAAGCCATTGTATTCAAACAAAAGGTGAAGAATGGAAGGTATCCCAATCCCCGTTCAACCTACACCATGGAGTATCGTAGGTAATGCAATACAATTTTGACCGGTCAGTCGACCGTCGGGGCACCCTTTCCGTAAAATGGAACAGAGAGGCTATCAAGAGCTTGTGCGGAAACCCTGATGCTGAACCCTTCTGGGTTGCAGATATGGATTTTCCTGTAGCCACCGAGGTAGCCCAAAAGGCACGTAATCTCAGTGAACATGCCATTTTTGGCTATCCGTATGCGAATAATCAACGACAAGTCTTCTGCACGTGGGTAAAAGAGCGTCATCAGGTGGACATCCAGCCCAATCAGGTCGCGATCAGCCAAGGGGTGCTCAGCAGCATTGCAATCCTGGTGGAACTGCTGACCAACGAGCAGGACGGCATCATTGTCCCCCTTCCCGCCTACCAACCGTTTGTAAGGATAGTGAACAACCTCAAGCGCAAGTTGCTCAGTTGGCCTTTGCGTTACGATCAGGATACCCATACATTCAGCCTTGACTGGAATCGCTACGAAGAACTGTGTGAGCAGGCTAAAATCTTGATTTTCTGTTCACCACAAAACCCCTCAGGCTTGGTTTTTTCCGAAGATGATCTTGTACGCCTTTGCGAGATTGCAAAACGGCACAACATCGTCATCATCTGCGATGAGATTCAT contains the following coding sequences:
- a CDS encoding EFR1 family ferrodoxin (N-terminal region resembles flavodoxins. C-terminal ferrodoxin region binds two 4Fe-4S clusters.), with translation MKTTLICFSGTGNSYYIAQRLCAELGDCQVLMIPHLMQNQVFELTEQVGFVFPVYKGFPPNLVTHFIQEVFAKQDLTPVKYLFQVATRYLFQAYTFQAMDVVLKEAGAITSYVNHVVMPDGYVPLLTAPAQEKIDDLYTKADLKIAQIAKDIEMETLRLPFRPPFSRLAVNHFMVPIHRAFMDTALDFEVTDACISCGLCYRMCPSFNIEMVDGKPEFDRACTGCLGCYHRCPTQAIVFKQKVKNGRYPNPRSTYTMEYRR
- a CDS encoding threonine aldolase family protein; translated protein: MQVFDLRSDTITKPTLDMRKAMAAAEVGDDVYREDPTTTKLEKLAAELTGKERALFVSSGCMGNLISLYIQAGRGKEVLCASNSHIIQHEIGSIAAIAGSLHITINAPRGVLNATDFKSLVKQGSYDMATTALIEVENTIGGYCYPLENLEMIHDFASTHNLKVHMDGARIFNAQTATGIPVKTYAKYADSITFCLSKGLGCPVGSMLCGDKDFISQALTVRKLLGGGMRQTGILAAAGLYALEHHVDRLKDDHAHAKAIADTLAKTGWADVDMPGVQTNILFFTVHSLTAQEVVKQLARIGILANTEGDTVRLVTNLDISDDDTQSICSLLASFELEGLA